One part of the Candidatus Kouleothrix ribensis genome encodes these proteins:
- a CDS encoding carbohydrate ABC transporter permease — translation MAATQLHVAHRHTPAERVRKVIASVLRVLLYVVICVIFLVPFAWMLLGSVRAEREIFRYLTPFSWRTFVPIEWTLDSYRTILGLNEIGQASGYNFGRNLLNSFIVSTAVVISSLIFNTMGAYFFARLPFPKKNWLLMYMLATFLIPFEVTIVPLYIVIRTLHLDNTMWALIVPWYASPFVIFSLIQFMRQTIPYELDEAALIDGANYMTILWRIIVPNAIPGLVTNALLEFQFIWNLFYWPLVAVGDRKIQVLQVVISGTLGQTQQYWGRTFAGSALATVPVVVIFLALQRYYIQGVASTGVKG, via the coding sequence ATGGCCGCAACGCAACTGCATGTCGCGCATCGGCATACGCCGGCCGAGCGTGTACGCAAGGTGATCGCCAGCGTGCTGCGCGTGCTGCTGTACGTGGTGATCTGCGTGATCTTCCTGGTGCCGTTTGCCTGGATGCTCTTAGGCAGCGTACGCGCCGAGCGCGAGATCTTTCGCTACCTGACGCCATTTAGCTGGCGCACATTCGTGCCGATCGAGTGGACGCTCGACAGCTACCGCACCATTCTGGGCCTGAACGAGATCGGCCAGGCCTCGGGCTACAACTTCGGCCGCAACCTGCTCAACTCGTTTATCGTCTCGACGGCGGTGGTGATCTCGAGCCTGATCTTCAATACCATGGGCGCCTACTTCTTCGCACGGCTACCGTTCCCGAAGAAAAACTGGCTGCTCATGTATATGCTGGCAACCTTCCTCATCCCGTTCGAGGTCACGATCGTGCCGCTGTATATCGTGATACGCACGCTGCACCTCGACAACACCATGTGGGCGTTGATCGTGCCGTGGTACGCCAGCCCGTTCGTGATCTTCTCGCTGATCCAGTTCATGCGCCAGACCATCCCCTACGAGCTAGACGAGGCCGCGCTGATCGACGGCGCCAACTATATGACGATCTTGTGGCGGATCATTGTGCCCAACGCCATCCCCGGCCTGGTGACCAACGCACTACTCGAGTTCCAGTTCATCTGGAACTTGTTCTACTGGCCGCTTGTGGCGGTCGGCGACCGTAAGATCCAGGTGCTGCAGGTGGTGATCAGCGGCACGCTTGGCCAGACTCAGCAGTACTGGGGGCGTACCTTCGCCGGCTCGGCGCTGGCGACCGTGCCGGTGGTAGTGATCTTCCTGGCACTGCAGCGCTACTACATCCAGGGTGTGGCCAGCACTGGCGTCAAAGGATAG
- a CDS encoding cytoplasmic protein gives MARALRVLLAGESWETLSFHQKGFDVFTTTFYYEGAGPLRAALEAAGATIEYMPSHIAATKFPTDRAGLAAFDVVILSDIGSNTLLLHPDTFERSRPMPNRLALLRDYVAGGGGLIMVGGYMTFQGIDAKARYAGTPVEDALPVTLLRGDDRVEVPEGAVPHVLAAQHPIVAGLEGAWPQLLGYNRLAARLEATTIASVAADPLLVAWAFGAGRAVAFASDCGPHWAPPEFLAWSGYARLWSQMVAWAGGAV, from the coding sequence ATGGCTCGCGCCCTGCGCGTATTGCTCGCCGGTGAGTCGTGGGAGACGCTCAGCTTCCACCAGAAGGGCTTCGATGTATTCACGACGACGTTTTACTACGAGGGTGCCGGGCCGCTGCGCGCAGCGCTCGAGGCGGCTGGCGCTACGATCGAGTATATGCCCAGCCATATCGCCGCCACCAAATTTCCAACCGATCGCGCCGGCCTGGCGGCCTTCGATGTGGTAATCTTGAGCGATATCGGTAGTAACACCTTGCTGCTGCATCCCGATACGTTCGAGCGCTCGCGCCCGATGCCCAACCGGCTGGCGCTACTGCGCGACTACGTCGCGGGTGGCGGTGGCCTGATTATGGTCGGCGGCTACATGACTTTCCAGGGCATCGACGCCAAGGCGCGCTACGCCGGCACGCCCGTCGAAGACGCGCTGCCGGTCACGCTGCTGCGCGGCGACGACCGGGTCGAGGTGCCCGAGGGCGCTGTGCCGCACGTGCTCGCGGCCCAGCACCCGATCGTGGCTGGCCTGGAGGGCGCGTGGCCGCAGCTGCTTGGCTACAACCGGTTAGCCGCACGCCTGGAGGCTACCACCATCGCCAGTGTGGCCGCCGACCCGCTGCTGGTGGCGTGGGCCTTTGGCGCGGGCCGCGCGGTTGCCTTCGCCTCGGATTGCGGCCCGCACTGGGCGCCGCCCGAGTTCCTGGCCTGGTCCGGCTATGCCCGACTGTGGTCGCAGATGGTGGCATGGGCAGGTGGTGCGGTATGA
- a CDS encoding acetate--CoA ligase family protein has translation MPTHLPISSLLRPASVAIVGATPGSGRGGWIHEQLLRLGYPGPIYPVNPRYREIRGARAYPSLLDIPAPVEFVAVALGAGQALDLLEQCAQKQVRAALFVASGFAEAGPTGQAIQDALRRLALAHGIAVCGPNCYGIANLHGRFAAYGGSLTEPLRPGPIALLFQSGALTHAVMDPVAARTSGYSYIITTGNEAVIELADYVAALADDPHTRVIACFAEGFRSPERFFAAARQALDAGKRIVLLKTGRSELARRAALAHTGALTGPDDAYDALFRQLGIVRVADLDELIETAELLTRPAPARAGGAAIVSISGGSCGVAADLAQSLGLVLAPLAEPTTERLRAILPPFATAQNPLDLTGAIGADPALLAGALAALAGDPQVHALALALNTPIGGDEAGRALYRAMCAAVATSAAASAVPHLVFSISSGHYDPEIAQAMRAAGVPLLMGMRESIAALAHWQRGVAAPGPRDLAALAGPDLAPAAELVRRAAGTTIGERGAKAVLAAAGLSICREIAAATPEQAVRAAEQIGFPVALKLDSPDIAHKTEAGGVVLNLASPQAVAEAFEAIVAQARRHQPGARVEGVLVQELVRGGAELLAGVTNYPGLGPLVLCGLGGVYVEALGDRAMRMAPIDLDEALALIGETRAARILGGWRGSPPLDLAALAAALVRLAQLAWQLRDVVAAIDINPLIVLPQGQGIKIVDALIVLREPDAPAS, from the coding sequence CGGTTGAGTTCGTGGCGGTTGCACTAGGCGCCGGCCAGGCACTTGATCTGCTCGAGCAGTGCGCCCAGAAGCAGGTGCGCGCCGCGCTGTTCGTGGCCAGCGGCTTCGCCGAGGCCGGCCCTACCGGCCAGGCCATCCAGGATGCGCTGCGCCGGCTGGCGCTCGCGCACGGCATCGCCGTGTGCGGCCCGAACTGCTACGGCATCGCCAACCTGCACGGGCGCTTCGCGGCCTACGGCGGCTCGCTGACCGAGCCGCTGCGGCCCGGCCCGATCGCACTGCTGTTCCAGAGCGGCGCGCTCACCCACGCGGTGATGGACCCGGTGGCCGCGCGTACCAGCGGGTATAGCTACATCATCACCACCGGCAATGAGGCGGTGATCGAGCTGGCCGACTATGTCGCTGCGCTGGCCGACGACCCGCACACACGCGTGATCGCCTGCTTCGCCGAGGGCTTCAGGTCGCCCGAACGCTTCTTCGCGGCCGCGCGCCAGGCGCTCGACGCCGGCAAGCGCATAGTGCTGCTCAAGACCGGGCGCTCCGAGCTGGCGCGGCGCGCGGCCCTGGCGCACACCGGCGCGCTCACCGGCCCCGACGATGCCTACGACGCGCTGTTTCGCCAGCTTGGGATCGTGCGCGTAGCCGATCTCGACGAGCTGATCGAGACGGCCGAGCTGCTGACCCGGCCGGCGCCCGCGCGGGCCGGCGGCGCGGCGATCGTGTCGATCTCGGGCGGCAGCTGCGGTGTCGCGGCCGACCTGGCGCAAAGCCTCGGGCTGGTGCTCGCGCCGCTCGCTGAGCCGACGACAGAGCGGCTGCGGGCGATCTTGCCGCCGTTCGCCACCGCGCAGAATCCGCTCGACCTGACCGGTGCGATTGGGGCCGACCCGGCCCTGCTGGCCGGCGCGCTGGCCGCGCTGGCGGGCGACCCGCAGGTCCACGCGCTGGCGCTGGCGCTGAACACGCCGATCGGCGGCGACGAGGCCGGCCGGGCGCTATACCGGGCTATGTGCGCCGCCGTGGCCACAAGCGCCGCCGCGAGCGCCGTGCCGCACCTGGTGTTCTCGATCTCGTCGGGGCACTACGACCCCGAGATCGCGCAGGCGATGCGCGCGGCCGGCGTGCCACTGCTCATGGGCATGCGCGAGTCGATTGCAGCGCTGGCGCACTGGCAGCGCGGTGTGGCCGCACCCGGCCCGCGCGACCTGGCTGCACTGGCCGGCCCGGATCTGGCGCCTGCGGCCGAGCTGGTGCGGCGCGCGGCCGGCACAACGATCGGCGAGCGCGGCGCCAAGGCGGTGCTCGCGGCAGCCGGCCTGTCGATCTGCCGCGAGATCGCGGCCGCAACACCCGAGCAGGCCGTGCGCGCGGCCGAACAGATCGGCTTCCCGGTGGCACTCAAGCTCGACTCGCCTGATATTGCGCATAAGACCGAGGCGGGCGGCGTGGTGCTGAACCTCGCCAGCCCACAGGCGGTGGCCGAGGCCTTCGAGGCGATCGTGGCGCAGGCCCGGCGCCACCAGCCCGGCGCGCGCGTCGAGGGTGTGCTGGTGCAAGAGCTGGTGCGCGGCGGGGCCGAACTGCTGGCCGGCGTGACCAACTACCCCGGCCTTGGCCCGCTGGTGCTGTGCGGCCTGGGCGGGGTGTATGTCGAGGCGCTGGGCGACCGGGCCATGCGCATGGCGCCGATCGATCTGGACGAGGCGCTTGCGCTGATCGGCGAGACGCGGGCCGCGCGGATTCTGGGCGGCTGGCGCGGCAGCCCACCGCTCGACCTCGCGGCGCTGGCCGCCGCGCTGGTGCGGCTCGCGCAGCTGGCCTGGCAGCTGCGCGACGTGGTTGCCGCAATCGACATCAACCCGCTGATCGTGCTGCCGCAGGGGCAGGGCATAAAGATCGTCGACGCGCTGATCGTGCTGCGCGAGCCCGACGCGCCGGCGAGCTGA
- a CDS encoding amidohydrolase: MYDLLIQRCILLDPGAAGDPPAAHDLAIQGQRIAAVQPAGSIAAAAAHELIDGAGMAALPGLINTHAHAAMVLFRGAAEDVPVEAWFNEYIWPMETNLTPEDVYWGAMLAAAELIESGVTTVADHYFAIDSVAEAIVQSGMRAHLAPTLFGQGAPRDELDQAGAFAARWHGAAGGRIRAWLGPHSPYLCPPEFLRAVAAEAKVLGLGCHIHVSETAEQVQASRERHGLTPIRLLAQLGMLDTPLLCAHAAHATPEEIGLLAAHGAGVAHCPKTFLKLAAGIAPIEAMRAQGVAVGVGSDGAASNNTLDMLEQLRLAAMLQKHTLGDARALPAAEALALATSGGARVLGQTGELGTLAPGALADIILVRIDGAHIQPIHNLPAALVYSARASDVDTTIVDGRVLMRGRRLLTLDKAMIFREVGARVARLRERQHGRRLQTYQ, from the coding sequence ATGTACGATCTGCTGATTCAGCGCTGTATACTGCTCGATCCTGGTGCCGCAGGTGATCCGCCGGCCGCACACGACCTGGCCATCCAGGGCCAGCGCATCGCGGCGGTGCAGCCAGCCGGCTCGATCGCCGCCGCCGCCGCGCACGAGCTGATCGATGGCGCCGGGATGGCCGCGCTGCCTGGGCTGATCAACACACACGCACATGCCGCGATGGTGCTGTTTCGCGGCGCGGCCGAGGATGTGCCGGTCGAGGCGTGGTTCAACGAGTATATCTGGCCGATGGAGACCAACCTGACGCCCGAGGATGTCTATTGGGGCGCCATGCTGGCCGCAGCCGAGCTGATCGAGAGCGGCGTGACCACAGTGGCCGACCACTACTTCGCGATCGACTCGGTCGCCGAGGCGATCGTGCAGAGCGGCATGCGCGCGCACCTTGCGCCGACGCTGTTTGGCCAGGGCGCGCCGCGCGACGAGCTCGACCAGGCCGGGGCGTTTGCGGCGCGCTGGCATGGCGCGGCCGGTGGGCGCATCCGCGCCTGGCTGGGGCCGCACTCGCCATACCTGTGCCCGCCCGAGTTCTTGCGCGCGGTGGCGGCGGAAGCTAAGGTGCTCGGCCTGGGCTGCCACATTCACGTATCGGAGACAGCCGAGCAGGTGCAGGCCAGCCGCGAGCGCCATGGACTCACGCCGATCCGCCTGCTCGCGCAGCTGGGCATGCTCGACACGCCGCTGCTGTGCGCGCATGCGGCACACGCCACCCCCGAGGAGATCGGGCTGCTGGCCGCGCACGGCGCCGGCGTGGCGCACTGCCCGAAGACGTTCCTCAAGCTGGCCGCCGGCATCGCGCCGATCGAGGCGATGCGCGCCCAGGGCGTAGCGGTGGGGGTTGGGAGCGACGGCGCGGCCAGCAATAATACGCTCGACATGCTCGAGCAGCTGCGCCTGGCGGCTATGCTCCAGAAGCACACGCTGGGCGATGCGCGGGCGCTGCCGGCCGCCGAGGCGCTGGCGCTGGCCACCTCGGGCGGGGCGCGCGTGCTGGGGCAGACCGGCGAGCTGGGTACGCTCGCGCCGGGTGCGCTGGCCGACATCATCCTAGTGCGGATCGACGGCGCGCACATCCAGCCGATCCACAACCTGCCCGCCGCGCTGGTGTACTCGGCACGCGCCAGCGATGTCGACACCACGATCGTCGATGGGCGCGTGCTGATGCGCGGCCGGCGCTTGCTCACGCTCGATAAGGCCATGATCTTCCGCGAAGTTGGCGCACGCGTGGCCCGGCTACGCGAGCGGCAGCACGGCAGGCGCCTGCAGACCTACCAGTAG
- a CDS encoding LacI family DNA-binding transcriptional regulator, producing MATIRDVAQLAGVSTATVSHVLNNTRVVSEAARDRVLAAMEQLSYQPNAVARSLRVSATLTIGLIVPDVEIPFFARVAHCIEAAANEVGYNVILCNSGWSLEQELRYLDNLRARRVDGLICISLSMTGEHVAPLLKRHTPVVWFEQTRLGGPFDAVVIDNFKGAYQATAHLIERGHRRIGCILGLVSAQLTVDRIAGYRQALSDHGLPFDEALLYAGDYTPPTGLAGAHHLLNLPMPPSAIFAYNDMMALGAMQAISERGLHVPTHVALIGFDGIALTEHTCPPLTTVEQPIAEMSRTAISMLLDRINNRAPNKSRIAVAEPRLICRASTLGASAVDRSLKSSEASLV from the coding sequence GTGGCAACCATCCGAGATGTTGCGCAACTCGCCGGTGTTTCGACAGCGACCGTCAGCCATGTACTCAACAATACGCGCGTCGTAAGCGAGGCAGCGCGTGATCGAGTGCTTGCCGCGATGGAGCAGCTAAGCTACCAGCCAAACGCAGTGGCTCGTAGCCTGCGGGTCAGCGCAACGCTCACAATTGGCCTGATCGTGCCGGATGTCGAGATTCCGTTCTTCGCGCGGGTGGCCCACTGTATCGAAGCGGCAGCGAACGAGGTTGGCTACAACGTCATCCTATGCAATTCGGGCTGGTCGCTCGAGCAAGAGCTGCGCTACCTCGACAACTTGCGTGCGCGGCGGGTCGACGGGCTCATCTGCATCAGCCTATCGATGACCGGCGAGCATGTTGCGCCGCTGCTCAAGCGGCATACACCGGTAGTCTGGTTCGAGCAGACGCGCCTTGGCGGCCCGTTCGACGCAGTCGTGATCGACAATTTCAAGGGCGCCTATCAGGCCACCGCGCACCTGATCGAGCGCGGGCACCGCCGGATCGGCTGCATTCTGGGGCTGGTGAGCGCGCAGCTGACTGTCGATCGGATAGCGGGCTACCGGCAGGCGCTGAGCGACCATGGCCTGCCGTTCGACGAGGCGCTGCTGTACGCGGGCGATTATACGCCGCCGACCGGGCTGGCCGGGGCGCACCACCTGCTCAACCTGCCGATGCCACCTTCGGCGATCTTCGCCTATAACGATATGATGGCGCTGGGGGCCATGCAGGCGATCAGCGAGCGCGGCCTGCATGTACCGACCCACGTGGCGCTGATTGGCTTTGACGGAATTGCGCTGACCGAGCACACCTGCCCGCCGCTCACGACAGTCGAGCAACCGATCGCCGAGATGAGCCGGACGGCGATCTCGATGCTGCTCGACCGGATCAACAACCGTGCGCCGAATAAGTCGCGCATTGCCGTAGCCGAGCCCCGGCTGATCTGCCGGGCATCGACGCTGGGTGCCAGCGCGGTCGATCGTTCGCTGAAGAGTTCGGAGGCATCGCTTGTATAA
- a CDS encoding nucleoside hydrolase — protein sequence MKRIIIDTDPGVDDSMAILLAFNSPELTIEGLTTVFGNTGSEITTQNALRLVELAGHSEVPVARGVDKPLLRPYKGQGWRVHGHNGLGQVDFPPPQGRPDPRRAAQFIIDMVMANPGEITLVPLAPMTNVALAVLLEPAIVERVKEVVLMGGAAGVPGNASPVAEANIHNDPEAASIVFHAGWPITMVGLDVTHKTIMNRAYLDHLKSANNRHTDFIYAITQHYMQLYASRGIDGMPVHDPSAIAYVIDPSLFTTNHVYVDVECHSPHHQGHTVPDWRGQREQAPNVHVCVDVDSARLLELYSQRLMGARP from the coding sequence GTGAAACGGATCATCATCGATACCGACCCAGGCGTCGACGACTCGATGGCCATCCTGCTGGCGTTCAACTCGCCCGAGCTGACGATCGAAGGGCTGACGACGGTGTTTGGCAACACCGGCTCGGAGATCACTACCCAGAATGCGCTGCGGCTGGTTGAGCTGGCCGGGCACTCCGAGGTGCCGGTGGCGCGCGGCGTCGATAAGCCGCTGCTGCGGCCCTACAAAGGCCAGGGCTGGCGCGTGCATGGCCACAATGGGCTGGGCCAGGTCGATTTCCCGCCGCCGCAGGGCCGGCCCGATCCACGCCGCGCCGCGCAGTTCATCATCGACATGGTGATGGCCAACCCCGGCGAGATCACGCTGGTGCCGCTCGCGCCGATGACCAATGTCGCGCTGGCGGTGCTGCTCGAGCCGGCGATCGTTGAGCGAGTCAAAGAGGTTGTGCTGATGGGCGGCGCCGCCGGTGTGCCCGGCAATGCCTCGCCCGTGGCCGAGGCCAATATTCACAACGACCCCGAGGCGGCCTCGATCGTCTTTCATGCCGGCTGGCCGATCACCATGGTTGGCCTCGATGTAACGCATAAGACGATCATGAATCGGGCCTATCTCGATCACCTGAAGAGCGCCAATAACCGCCACACCGATTTCATCTATGCGATCACGCAGCACTATATGCAGCTGTACGCCAGCCGCGGCATCGACGGCATGCCTGTTCACGATCCGTCGGCGATTGCGTATGTGATCGACCCGAGCCTGTTCACAACCAACCATGTGTATGTCGATGTCGAATGCCACAGCCCACACCACCAGGGGCACACCGTGCCCGATTGGCGCGGCCAGCGCGAGCAGGCACCGAATGTGCATGTGTGTGTCGATGTCGATAGCGCGCGGCTGCTCGAGCTGTACAGCCAGCGCCTCATGGGGGCACGCCCATGA
- a CDS encoding extracellular solute-binding protein — protein sequence MKKRTTSFVVLVAALVLSACGGATAPAAAPTAAPAAAEPTAAPAAAEPTAAPAAAEPTAAPAAAGEAVTINFLTLDDQDMLIATNAVIDAWKQSDPKFANVTVNIETVPFAELFPKIETAVASGAVLDLFLADGPDIKHYAYNKAIIPLDKYFTADELKAFLPINVEAGTYKGQFYSPGIMESCSLMFYNKDMTDAAGVKPPENTLEGWTIQQAKEAWQKTVVKDASGNQTQWGLRWGQGTYFGDYEFGIIRRSAGAKGSPTNMGVAKDGITFKGYMDTPEAIKSFAELRSWYAGDAPISQKEPVRDIFFDKGAAFYISPDNAVGTINRKYPDGSFKYGVTGIPYMEGGTQVCHTDSWHFGISPQSKNQDTAAALVKFMVGPVGAKLWYDKVRQLPSRVELLNTLPEYTKPPQQLFAQAVQKIGMPRIGTPGYTEYQSVFGELIQNLVQSDAPVDTLVADAVSKIEAAVAKYKGWDQ from the coding sequence ATGAAGAAGCGGACCACATCATTTGTGGTGCTTGTCGCGGCGCTGGTTCTTTCGGCCTGTGGCGGTGCTACGGCGCCTGCGGCTGCGCCGACTGCCGCGCCCGCTGCGGCCGAGCCGACTGCCGCGCCCGCTGCGGCCGAGCCAACTGCCGCGCCCGCTGCGGCCGAGCCGACTGCCGCGCCCGCTGCGGCTGGCGAAGCGGTCACGATTAATTTCCTGACGCTCGACGACCAGGACATGCTGATCGCCACCAACGCCGTGATCGACGCCTGGAAGCAGAGCGACCCCAAATTTGCCAACGTGACCGTCAATATCGAGACAGTACCGTTTGCCGAGCTGTTCCCGAAGATCGAGACGGCGGTAGCCTCGGGCGCGGTGCTCGACCTGTTCCTGGCCGACGGCCCGGACATCAAGCACTACGCCTATAACAAGGCGATCATCCCGCTGGACAAGTACTTCACCGCCGACGAACTGAAGGCATTCCTGCCGATCAACGTCGAGGCCGGCACGTACAAGGGCCAGTTCTACTCGCCAGGGATCATGGAGAGCTGCTCGCTCATGTTCTATAATAAGGACATGACCGACGCGGCCGGTGTCAAGCCACCTGAGAACACACTCGAAGGTTGGACCATCCAGCAGGCCAAGGAAGCCTGGCAGAAGACCGTCGTCAAGGACGCCAGCGGCAACCAGACCCAGTGGGGCCTGCGCTGGGGCCAGGGCACCTACTTCGGCGACTATGAGTTCGGCATCATCCGCCGCTCGGCCGGCGCGAAGGGCTCGCCCACCAATATGGGCGTCGCGAAAGACGGCATTACGTTCAAGGGCTACATGGACACGCCCGAGGCGATCAAGTCGTTCGCCGAGCTGCGCTCGTGGTACGCCGGCGACGCACCGATCTCGCAGAAAGAGCCAGTGCGCGACATCTTCTTTGACAAAGGTGCCGCATTCTACATCTCGCCCGATAACGCCGTCGGCACGATCAACCGCAAATACCCCGACGGCAGCTTCAAGTATGGCGTGACCGGCATCCCCTACATGGAAGGCGGCACGCAGGTATGCCACACCGACTCGTGGCACTTCGGCATCTCGCCACAGTCGAAGAACCAGGACACAGCCGCCGCGCTGGTTAAATTCATGGTCGGGCCAGTCGGCGCCAAGCTGTGGTACGACAAAGTGCGCCAGCTGCCGTCGCGCGTCGAGCTGCTGAACACGCTGCCCGAGTACACCAAGCCGCCGCAGCAGCTGTTCGCGCAGGCCGTGCAGAAGATCGGCATGCCGCGCATCGGCACCCCCGGCTACACCGAGTACCAGTCGGTATTCGGCGAGCTGATCCAGAACCTGGTGCAGTCCGACGCGCCAGTCGATACGCTGGTTGCCGACGCGGTCAGCAAGATCGAGGCGGCCGTGGCCAAGTACAAGGGCTGGGATCAGTAG
- a CDS encoding sugar ABC transporter permease, producing the protein MAQRLETARKPGEGSAIGRLLTWRRRQLLIAFVFVLPALINFAIFRYIPIIESFRASLYRYSLLGGYGDFIGLEHYNRMLTDPVFWRSLQATALFVLYKVPLQIILSLGLAILLARQTIGTAIVRSAILTPMVTSIIIVSIIWAMMYQSQNGLFQSVLVTLGFKKIPFLSDARYALMAVSFMMIWKDIGFSFIIFVAGLKGIPEMYYEAAIVDGANRWQLFWNITVPLLKPVLMFVIVTQTIFSFQVFVPVYQMTLGGPLDSTKVIVYYIYQQGFRFQDMGYASAISIVTLVLLLLISWVQMRFLRADD; encoded by the coding sequence ATGGCGCAACGACTCGAGACCGCTCGCAAGCCAGGAGAGGGCTCAGCAATCGGTCGCCTGCTGACCTGGCGCCGGCGGCAGCTGCTGATTGCGTTTGTGTTTGTGCTACCGGCGCTGATCAACTTCGCTATTTTCCGCTATATTCCGATTATCGAGTCGTTCAGGGCCAGCCTGTATCGCTATAGCCTGCTAGGCGGCTATGGCGATTTCATAGGCCTCGAGCATTACAATCGCATGCTGACCGACCCGGTGTTCTGGCGCTCGCTCCAGGCCACCGCGCTGTTCGTGCTGTACAAAGTACCGCTGCAGATTATTCTCTCGCTGGGCCTGGCGATCTTGCTGGCGCGCCAGACGATCGGCACCGCGATTGTGCGCTCGGCCATCCTGACGCCGATGGTCACATCGATCATTATCGTCTCGATCATCTGGGCGATGATGTACCAGTCGCAGAACGGGCTGTTCCAGAGCGTGCTGGTGACGCTAGGCTTCAAGAAGATCCCCTTCCTCTCGGACGCGCGCTACGCGCTGATGGCCGTCTCATTCATGATGATCTGGAAAGACATCGGCTTCAGCTTCATCATCTTCGTAGCCGGCCTCAAGGGCATCCCCGAGATGTACTACGAGGCTGCGATCGTCGACGGCGCCAACCGCTGGCAGCTGTTCTGGAACATCACCGTGCCGCTGCTCAAGCCGGTGCTGATGTTCGTGATCGTCACGCAGACGATCTTCTCATTCCAGGTGTTCGTGCCGGTGTACCAGATGACGCTGGGCGGCCCGCTCGACTCGACCAAGGTGATCGTCTACTACATCTACCAGCAGGGCTTCCGCTTCCAGGACATGGGCTATGCCAGCGCGATCTCGATCGTGACGCTGGTGCTCTTGCTGCTGATCAGCTGGGTGCAGATGCGCTTCCTGCGCGCCGACGATTAG
- a CDS encoding YjbQ family protein: MYKTISLTTELGDSLIDITEQVRAIVKASQVDSGVCYVVVGHTTAAVTINSHMDPATAKDIVADVRRLVPTRTDFFHIFDTPADAAAHIKASLIGNSETVLIENNDLVLGHSQGLLFFEFDGPRTRQVMVKIIAG; this comes from the coding sequence TTGTATAAGACAATCTCACTCACGACCGAGCTGGGCGACTCGCTAATCGATATCACCGAGCAGGTACGCGCGATCGTGAAAGCGAGCCAGGTTGACAGCGGCGTGTGCTACGTGGTGGTTGGGCACACCACCGCAGCGGTGACGATCAACAGCCATATGGATCCAGCCACGGCCAAGGATATCGTCGCCGATGTGCGGCGGCTGGTGCCAACCCGCACCGACTTCTTCCATATCTTCGATACACCGGCCGATGCGGCTGCGCATATCAAGGCTAGCCTGATTGGCAATTCCGAGACAGTGCTGATCGAAAATAACGACCTGGTGCTTGGGCATTCGCAGGGCCTGCTGTTCTTCGAGTTCGACGGCCCGCGAACCCGGCAGGTTATGGTCAAGATTATCGCCGGTTAG
- a CDS encoding alpha/beta hydrolase: MRLNTYTWGDPSAARSAVLIHGVTSNAASWARVGPALAERGFYVVAPELRGHGDSPKADGQYALELMVGDLAESVPRAPTLLVGHSFGGVMAILAIQRSILQPHYLALEDPVLHFADQQTPAGLLKHDEANLPRDLAGTLRANPKWLPIDAEGKVASLRAIDWGHMRQVFADNAPWDLRADVCAVAQNVPTRLILPESSFYVPPPDAEALAARLGPGAIVRIPGTGHSIHRDDLDAFMVAVWQ; encoded by the coding sequence ATGAGACTCAACACGTACACCTGGGGCGATCCATCCGCCGCGCGCAGCGCCGTGTTGATCCACGGCGTTACCTCGAATGCCGCCAGCTGGGCGCGCGTCGGGCCGGCGCTGGCCGAGCGGGGCTTCTATGTGGTTGCGCCCGAGCTGCGCGGGCACGGCGATAGCCCCAAGGCCGACGGGCAGTACGCGCTCGAGCTGATGGTCGGCGACCTGGCCGAGAGCGTGCCGCGCGCGCCGACGCTGCTGGTCGGCCACTCGTTCGGCGGCGTGATGGCTATTCTGGCCATCCAGCGCAGCATCCTGCAGCCGCACTACCTGGCGCTCGAGGATCCAGTGCTGCACTTCGCCGACCAGCAGACCCCGGCCGGGCTGCTCAAGCACGACGAGGCCAATCTGCCGCGCGATCTGGCGGGCACGCTGCGCGCCAACCCGAAGTGGCTGCCGATCGATGCCGAGGGTAAGGTCGCATCGCTGCGCGCGATCGACTGGGGCCACATGCGCCAGGTGTTTGCCGACAACGCGCCCTGGGATCTGCGCGCCGATGTGTGCGCGGTGGCGCAGAACGTACCAACCCGCCTGATCCTGCCCGAGTCGAGCTTCTACGTGCCCCCGCCCGATGCCGAAGCGCTCGCGGCCAGGCTGGGGCCGGGTGCGATCGTGCGCATCCCTGGTACTGGGCATAGCATCCATCGCGACGACCTCGACGCATTCATGGTGGCCGTCTGGCAATAG